Genomic window (Ananas comosus cultivar F153 linkage group 1, ASM154086v1, whole genome shotgun sequence):
TGGAACATGTCACTATAATGTTTGCTATATGATTGAAATagaatctctataaagtagggAACATTTATGCATAGAGgtattcttgtttagttcagTAGAACAACCGAGAGATAAGTTTATTATGTtcctataaagtagagaacaataacATTCGTTGACTTTATTGATTGTAAAGTAGACAACAATGACATGCTTGTGCAATGATAatgaaagattctaatgccatatgtaaattaacattactcttgcatgcttattaatctagtggatactagttattgccaatatttattatattgagaattccgatcaaaggatcgagaactttgcaagttggaaagtgatgattgagacatgttggactgtggattttcttgctgccattgtgctcattcgcacacgcttgtgagggtcgcaccctacaagccggcactcccgagttggcctacgcgacagattgctcgcccgtgcgggattgggtgccgaagtggaatgccgtggggagtgtacactaccacggggccattaggcgcggcgcaagctggattACCCTGtgtagatccctgtgaatgaaaggaaaatgCTTAagaaaattggacagtaatgaatgattatcagttatagtgtacagtagttacttacacatttatgcttatgttcatgcttatcatagttgctatacttctattattcacttgattcattactgttgagatTATGATTACACGTTACTTTCGCactcattacctgttagcattgcataattatacatatcatgcaattactgctttcgcttttatttagtacatcatgagcctagtggtgtaattcgccgaggctggcggcttacccactgggaactattgtttatagttctcacgccctttttgttgttatttttacagagccatctacaggagaggctagggatcgtggcaagggagtcgcgtctagctagacattgctaggggcatgctagttgatcaccttgctactcgggctactgccgagggtgatgtccagtgtatagagtgactaccattgtacctactttttgtataccccgtgatgtatatttactgttggGCTAGATGTTTCAGTGGGGATACCTCCTCGGTTGTCAAGATTTTGGGATTGTTACTCTTTGTTCTATTGTTGTTAGTCCTTGTGACTTtttctatgctctgatatctggAAAGGGTTATTTTATgcttttactcctatcgacttgtttcttgtagacgccttatatactgcaggtgtatggcgggtctgtgcacgtaccggatatgcttccgctgatacccgggtgtgacagattatagtggtatcagagcctagggttgagtcttagtagacctagcaaaccttaggctggttggactataagaataggctcgtgagagacaagGTCTAGTTGAGTTTGTTGTTggcgaaagtattttgattgggtaatctataaactccgaatggtaggagtttgatcgaaATGTGCAATtgctaactttgcagagggccacgttggcggccgacaacgtgacatcggaagttagtacgcgttacatttTATTGCTTTCACTTGATTAGTTGGTTTATATCGAAAGTAAAGGTCAaatagtataggttttattaatctatatttgttttgtaCTGCAGCTTAAAATGCCTGtgactcgttcgcaagccgctggggcagctgaggcggcgaatgcggaggaagtggggacctccgctacttctggagctagtgggatccatgagttgcaggatcaacTCGCGAAGCTGACGgatttggttgctcagcaggctgcggcagctcgacagcagatggatgccgcGCGTCGACAGGAAGATAGAATGAAGAGATTAGAGGATTTATTACTGCAGCAGACGATTGATAGAGAGATTCCTGATTCTATACCTCCAGTACCAGACAGGGACgcgacagtgagagcacagtcaccagtCCCCGATACACCCCCAGAAGCGCCGAGGgcagagacccgacaggagacagtagtaccaccaccagtacctgtagcggcatcagggacagtgttacccgaGATGGCGGGGGCGGatgagcgagagcggatgatggaacgactTAATGAATTTCGCCATTGCAACCCTCGTATCTTTGATGGGGAAAAAGCCAATCATTGGTTGGTTGACAAATGGTTAATGCAtatggaaaaattattttatgataCTTTTGTTGAGGAGCGATACTGGGTCTGGTTCGCGACACACCATCTTGACGgtgaggcttacaggtggtgggtggatatCCGTGAAGATCCCCGTGCTGATTTATCCACTATCacctggacgaggttcaaggagttATTACTGACAACCTATTTTTCGCAGAGTGTGAAGAGGCAAATGGAAAGGGATCTGAGAAAcctgaggcagggggacaggacagtagcagagtatgagcgagagttttCCCGATTGCTgcattgtgttccttttgtggtcaGAGATGATGAGGATAAGGCTCGGATTTTTGAGGCAGGTTTGcggcctgcgattttcagattagtccaggcgtcaaacctatCGACGTATAGAGAGGTGGTAAACCGGGCCTTGATTGTGGAAAAGGGGGCAgagattatgaaagaaagagatattGTGGATCGAAGTAAAGAAAAAAGGCCagcagctgagagcagtggtcagcaaccCTTCAGGAGACCACCGAAATATCCGAGGGGCCAGTCAGGTCAGTCGAGAGGTCGAGGTTCCtcagcaccccgtggagcacccgagcgtcgtcgacagccacgttgtgtcatttgtggtgggcctcactttccaccacagtgtccacaacgtgggggcagATGTTTTCTCTGCGgacaggagggccactttcgctcagagtgcccgagGCGTTCTCtgcctgcaccctcgtcagcGTCTacacctgcatcttcagctccgagccaggggaccccaTCAGCACCCT
Coding sequences:
- the LOC109710883 gene encoding uncharacterized protein LOC109710883, which translates into the protein MAGADERERMMERLNEFRHCNPRIFDGEKANHWLVDKWLMHMEKLFYDTFVEERYWVWFATHHLDGEAYRWWVDIREDPRADLSTITWTRFKELLLTTYFSQSVKRQMERDLRNLRQGDRTVAEYEREFSRLLHCVPFVVRDDEDKARIFEAGLRPAIFRLVQASNLSTYREVVNRALIVEKGAEIMKERDIVDRSKEKRPAAESSGQQPFRRPPKYPRGQSVSTTWGQMFSLRTGGPLSLRVPEAFSACTLVSVYTCIFSSEPGDPISTLAVQTTTGTAAV